The following proteins come from a genomic window of Ignavibacteriales bacterium:
- a CDS encoding MBL fold metallo-hydrolase: MQIQFIGAAQTVTGSMHFIKTKQAKFLLDCGMYQGRRKEAFEINRNFTYFDPAEIDFVILSHAHIDHSGNLPTLVKNGFTGKIFSTFATRDLSVVMLQDSAHIQEKDVEFVNKRRKRQGKNLFEPLYLQEDALKTLKQFIGINYHQPYQVSDGITLTFYDAGHILGSTLVHLTVNEDGRIYKFAFSGDLGRPNLPILKDPEQIPNVDYFICESTYGGRIHENPLSSEDTLATIVNKAVSNKSKIIVPAFSVGRTQEIVYALHRIFDNNKAPRIPVYVDSPLAVNATDVFRLHPECFDAETNEFLKKNEDPFGFSRLTYVTSSEESKKLNSISGPCIIISSSGMCEAGRILHHLANNIENPNSIILMVGYSAENTLGRKLIDGEKKVSIFGDEYNVAAEVIVMQSYSAHADENELIAYTSKLDKNQMQQIFLVHGEIDQQEIYKKHLESSGFKKISIPIRGYEVTL, from the coding sequence ATGCAAATTCAATTTATCGGGGCAGCCCAGACTGTTACTGGTTCAATGCATTTTATAAAAACAAAGCAGGCAAAGTTTCTTCTCGATTGCGGTATGTATCAAGGCAGAAGAAAAGAAGCGTTTGAAATCAATCGTAACTTTACTTATTTCGATCCTGCCGAAATTGATTTTGTAATTCTCTCACATGCACATATCGATCATTCGGGGAACCTACCTACATTAGTAAAAAATGGTTTTACGGGAAAAATATTTTCAACATTTGCAACGCGTGATCTATCCGTTGTTATGCTACAGGACAGTGCCCATATCCAGGAGAAGGATGTTGAGTTTGTCAACAAAAGAAGAAAGAGACAGGGTAAGAATCTTTTTGAACCTCTCTATCTTCAAGAAGATGCTTTAAAAACTTTGAAACAATTTATTGGAATCAATTATCATCAACCTTATCAAGTATCCGATGGAATTACACTTACTTTTTATGATGCTGGTCATATTCTTGGTTCAACTCTAGTTCATCTTACTGTAAATGAAGATGGTAGGATTTATAAGTTTGCGTTCTCCGGAGATCTTGGCAGACCAAATCTGCCGATACTTAAAGATCCAGAACAAATTCCAAATGTTGATTATTTTATTTGTGAAAGTACTTATGGTGGAAGAATACACGAGAATCCCTTAAGCTCGGAAGATACTTTGGCAACAATTGTAAATAAAGCAGTATCGAATAAGTCAAAAATAATTGTTCCTGCATTCAGTGTTGGAAGAACGCAGGAAATTGTGTACGCGCTTCACAGAATATTTGACAATAATAAAGCTCCAAGAATTCCAGTTTACGTTGATAGTCCTCTTGCTGTAAACGCTACTGACGTATTCCGCTTGCATCCTGAATGCTTCGATGCTGAAACAAATGAATTTTTAAAAAAGAATGAAGATCCATTTGGGTTCAGCAGATTAACTTATGTTACGAGTTCCGAAGAATCCAAAAAACTTAATTCCATTAGCGGTCCTTGCATTATAATCTCAAGCAGCGGTATGTGCGAAGCCGGGCGCATTCTTCATCACTTAGCTAATAATATTGAGAACCCCAATAGTATTATTCTTATGGTTGGTTATTCTGCAGAAAATACTCTTGGTAGAAAACTTATAGACGGTGAAAAAAAAGTTTCGATCTTCGGTGATGAATATAACGTTGCGGCAGAGGTAATAGTTATGCAGTCTTACAGTGCCCATGCAGATGAAAATGAACTGATAGCTTATACATCCAAATTAGACAAAAATCAGATGCAGCAAATTTTTCTTGTTCATGGAGAAATCGATCAACAGGAAATTTACAAGAAGCATCTTGAATCAAGCGGATTCAAAAAAATATCAATTCCGATTCGTGGTTATGAGGTTACGTTATAA
- the mdh gene encoding malate dehydrogenase has protein sequence MARKKIALIGGGQIGGVLVQLIAQKRLGDVVLYDIVEDLPQGKTLDIAEASRVDMFDVNIKGTNSYEDIKDADLVIITAGLPRKPGMSRDDLLVTNAKIMQTVAENVKKYAPNSIVIVISNPLDAMVTLFQKITGFPTERVIGQAGVLDSSRFATFIAWELGVSVKDVNALVLGGHGDTMVPIVRYSNVNGIPVMELLERKYNDKARAKEVMDAMVNRTKMAGGEVVKLLKTGSAFYSPAASAIAMAESILFDENRILPTCAFLNGEFGIKGYYVGVPAALGEKGVTRVIEFALDAEEKAALDNSVTAVKGLVEDMSRLGF, from the coding sequence ATGGCTAGAAAAAAAATCGCTTTAATCGGCGGCGGACAGATCGGTGGTGTTCTTGTTCAGCTTATTGCACAGAAACGACTTGGCGATGTTGTATTATATGATATAGTAGAAGATTTACCTCAAGGCAAAACTCTTGATATCGCTGAAGCCTCACGTGTTGATATGTTTGACGTTAATATCAAAGGCACTAATTCTTATGAAGATATTAAGGACGCTGATTTAGTAATCATAACGGCTGGATTACCGCGTAAACCCGGTATGAGCCGCGACGATCTGCTTGTCACAAACGCGAAGATCATGCAGACGGTTGCGGAGAATGTAAAAAAATACGCTCCTAATTCAATTGTGATTGTTATTTCAAATCCACTTGACGCAATGGTAACACTGTTCCAGAAAATTACCGGATTCCCTACAGAAAGAGTTATCGGTCAAGCCGGCGTACTTGATTCAAGCCGCTTCGCTACATTCATTGCTTGGGAACTTGGTGTTTCCGTAAAAGATGTTAACGCTTTAGTTCTTGGCGGACATGGCGATACAATGGTTCCAATCGTTCGATATTCAAACGTAAACGGAATTCCGGTTATGGAGTTGCTCGAAAGAAAATACAACGATAAAGCCAGAGCAAAAGAAGTTATGGATGCGATGGTGAACAGAACCAAAATGGCAGGCGGAGAAGTTGTAAAATTATTGAAAACCGGTTCGGCATTTTATTCACCGGCCGCATCTGCAATCGCCATGGCAGAATCAATTTTGTTTGACGAAAATAGAATTCTCCCTACTTGTGCATTCTTAAACGGGGAATTTGGAATTAAAGGTTACTACGTTGGTGTTCCGGCTGCGCTTGGAGAGAAAGGTGTTACACGCGTAATTGAATTTGCTCTTGATGCAGAAGAAAAAGCCGCTCTGGATAATTCTGTTACGGCAGTAAAAGGTTTGGTTGAAGATATGTCGAGACTTGGATTTTAA
- a CDS encoding ATP-binding protein — protein sequence MINNGENLPDNVYVKEVPSDPDLLPQLEEFIMGLAVRSHLSDDKLNSLALSFAEAASNSIVHGNKLDKNKKVKITVLVNDKSMIVTIKDEGKGFNIKTVPDPTLPENILKDSGRGIHIMRSFLDNLRYNFTPTGTETILEISL from the coding sequence ATGATTAATAACGGAGAAAACTTGCCGGATAATGTTTACGTAAAAGAAGTTCCAAGCGATCCGGATCTTTTACCGCAGCTTGAAGAATTCATAATGGGGTTAGCAGTAAGATCGCATCTTAGCGATGATAAATTAAATAGTCTGGCTCTTTCCTTCGCAGAAGCTGCTTCCAACAGTATCGTTCATGGGAATAAACTAGATAAAAACAAAAAAGTTAAAATTACCGTCCTCGTAAATGATAAAAGTATGATAGTCACTATAAAAGATGAGGGAAAAGGTTTCAATATTAAAACAGTTCCCGATCCAACTCTTCCGGAGAATATTTTGAAAGACAGCGGCAGAGGAATTCATATAATGCGCTCATTTCTTGACAATCTCCGTTACAACTTTACACCTACAGGCACCGAAACCATCTTAGAAATTAGTTTATAA
- the rpmA gene encoding 50S ribosomal protein L27 — protein MAHKKGQGSSRNGRDSNPQYLGVKAFGGEKVTAGSILVRQKGTNFHPGKNVMKAGDHSLFSTINGVVKFEKKKNDRKFISVYEATEAAA, from the coding sequence TCCAGAAACGGTCGCGATAGTAATCCGCAATATCTCGGAGTTAAAGCTTTCGGCGGCGAGAAAGTTACTGCGGGTTCAATACTTGTCCGTCAAAAAGGAACAAATTTTCATCCCGGTAAAAATGTTATGAAAGCCGGAGATCATTCTTTGTTTTCAACTATTAACGGAGTTGTAAAATTTGAGAAGAAAAAGAATGACAGAAAATTCATCAGCGTTTACGAAGCTACGGAAGCTGCTGCATAA